Proteins from one Triticum aestivum cultivar Chinese Spring chromosome 7A, IWGSC CS RefSeq v2.1, whole genome shotgun sequence genomic window:
- the LOC123152947 gene encoding probable indole-3-pyruvate monooxygenase YUCCA10, producing MENVVVLIVGAGPAGLATAACLSQFSIPYVIVERESCNASLWRNHAYDRLKLYLAKEFCKSYSGMNALVVGSGNSGMEIAYDLAAHGANTSVVIRSPIHVMAKELIRLGMTLARRLPLNLVDKLLVMAAKLIFGDLSRYGIRRPKMGPMIVNSKTGRSAVIDVGTVGLIRKGIIKVQGSISKIMGDIVEFQCSKKISFDVIVFATGYKSTTNIWLKNGESMLNGNGLPIKEYPNHWKGENGLYCAGLGRRGLAGIAADAKNIANDIKSVIGAMSD from the exons ATGGAGAATGTTGTAGTGTTGATTGTTGGCGCTGGGCCAGCAGGCCTTGCAACAGCAGCATGCCTTAGCCAATTCTCAATTCCCTATGTCATTGTCGAGCGTGAAAGTTGCAACGCGTCGCTTTGGCGCAACCACGCCTACGATCGCCTCAAGCTGTATCTTGCAAAGGAGTTTT GCAAGAGCTACTCTGGCATGAATGCATTGGTCGTTGGATCTGGCAACTCTGGAATGGAAATTGCTTATGACCTTGCGGCCCATGGTGCCAATACTTCAGTTGTTATACGAAGCCCG ATTCATGTAATGGCAAAGGAATTAATCCGGTTGGGGATGACACTTGCTCGCCGCCTTCCACTGAATCTAGTGGATAAACTCCTTGTGATGGCGGCAAAATTAATATTTGGAGACCTATCGAGGTATGGCATCAGAAGGCCAAAAATGGGTCCAATGATCGTCAACTCAAAAACCGGCCGATCCGCTGTTATTGATGTTGGCACTGTTGGGTTAATCAGAAAAGGTATCATCAAA GTACAGGGGAGCATTAGTAAGATCATGGGCGATATAGTTGAATTTCAATGCAGTAAAAAGATATCATTTGACGTGATTGTGTTTGCAACTGGATACAAAAGCACAACAAATATATGGCTCAAG AATGGTGAGAGCATGTTAAATGGGAATGGACTGCCCATCAAAGAATATCCAAATCATTGGAAAGGTGAAAATGGGCTCTATTGTGCTGGGTTAGGAAGGAGAGGATTGGCTGGTATTGCAGCAGATGCCAAGAATATTGCCAATGACATCAAATCAGTGATAGGCGCTATGTCCGACTAA